One Candidatus Paceibacterota bacterium genomic window carries:
- the dnaG gene encoding DNA primase, producing MSSVDEIKSKLDIVDVVESYVTLTSAGVNWKARCPFHNERTPSFSVSSERQMYYCFGCGAGGDMINFVERIEGVDFYGAMKILAERAGITFEPVTKKEHEAKDTLYELLEVACLYYCNQLNGANAVRSYLKGRGVSDASVSVWRLGYAPGEWRSLYEHLSAKGYSDEDMITAGLVKRSNKTSSGTTRLYDTFRDRIMFPINDPAGRAIAFSGRIFQETDDAPKYLNSPDTPIFHKSNVLYGLDRAKQAIRQMDFTTLVEGQMDLVLSHQSGFQNTVATSGTAITQDHLKRLNRLSRKIMLAFDADSAGVGAVQKSAGIALALGMDVKVAVTPEGDDPADVLKRDPGEWKMILSNAQPVVTYLLNHIIAEVGSDKRSLSRRVSTEVLPYIAALPQSSEQSFFIEEVAKKVGIREDALWSDLKKTRPITESQRDTRAEQEQAGAAAGVGSDAAPQESRATTRNRLGIVAQDLAGLILWQGAKEESLIDVASARAKLEERLGDDAQTFLDNVADHPDAVFRIEQQYGESNVTDRTVEELFQELDIELLIQRRDRIRHELQEAGRDRDDERVAQKMKAYQELQAQIDRMRQPDSEKT from the coding sequence ATGAGTTCTGTTGACGAGATAAAATCAAAACTTGACATTGTGGATGTTGTGGAGAGTTATGTAACTCTTACCAGCGCCGGTGTGAACTGGAAGGCGCGATGTCCGTTTCATAATGAGCGGACACCATCCTTTTCGGTTAGCTCTGAGCGTCAGATGTATTACTGTTTTGGTTGCGGAGCGGGTGGAGACATGATCAACTTTGTAGAGAGGATCGAGGGTGTTGATTTCTACGGAGCGATGAAGATCCTGGCTGAGCGCGCAGGCATCACGTTTGAGCCGGTAACGAAAAAAGAGCATGAGGCAAAGGATACATTGTATGAGCTGCTCGAAGTGGCGTGTCTGTATTACTGTAATCAGCTCAACGGTGCGAATGCGGTTCGCTCATACCTGAAAGGGCGTGGGGTAAGTGATGCAAGTGTTTCAGTCTGGCGGCTCGGTTATGCGCCCGGTGAGTGGCGAAGTCTCTATGAGCATCTCTCAGCTAAGGGATATTCTGATGAGGACATGATCACTGCCGGGTTAGTGAAGCGAAGTAACAAGACCTCAAGCGGCACCACAAGACTCTACGACACCTTTCGTGATCGGATCATGTTTCCGATCAACGATCCGGCCGGCCGGGCTATCGCATTCTCGGGTAGAATCTTTCAAGAGACCGATGATGCTCCAAAGTATCTTAACAGTCCCGACACACCGATCTTTCACAAGTCAAATGTTTTGTACGGTCTGGATCGGGCTAAACAAGCGATTCGGCAGATGGACTTCACGACATTGGTTGAGGGGCAGATGGACCTGGTGCTGAGTCATCAGTCAGGGTTCCAGAACACAGTTGCTACATCAGGTACGGCTATTACTCAGGATCATCTGAAACGACTTAATCGTCTGTCCCGCAAGATCATGCTTGCCTTTGATGCGGACAGTGCCGGGGTAGGTGCGGTACAAAAGAGTGCCGGTATTGCTTTGGCGTTGGGGATGGACGTTAAGGTGGCGGTAACTCCTGAAGGTGATGACCCGGCCGATGTGCTCAAGCGGGATCCGGGTGAGTGGAAAATGATCCTCAGCAATGCTCAGCCGGTTGTGACCTATCTTCTCAACCACATTATTGCGGAAGTTGGTTCTGATAAGCGATCACTCTCGCGTCGAGTTTCCACAGAGGTTCTGCCATACATTGCCGCACTGCCTCAATCAAGCGAACAGTCATTCTTCATTGAGGAGGTAGCAAAAAAGGTCGGCATTCGTGAAGACGCGCTCTGGAGCGATCTAAAAAAGACCCGGCCGATCACCGAAAGCCAGCGGGATACTCGTGCTGAGCAAGAGCAGGCCGGTGCGGCTGCCGGAGTTGGGTCAGATGCCGCACCGCAAGAGTCGCGGGCAACAACCCGAAATAGACTGGGAATCGTTGCTCAAGATCTTGCCGGACTAATTCTTTGGCAGGGGGCTAAGGAGGAGTCGCTTATCGATGTGGCTAGCGCGCGAGCAAAGCTCGAAGAGCGGCTCGGTGATGACGCGCAAACCTTTCTTGATAACGTTGCCGATCACCCTGATGCGGTCTTCCGAATTGAGCAGCAGTACGGTGAGAGTAATGTCACAGACAGAACGGTTGAAGAGCTGTTCCAGGAATTAGATATTGAGCTTCTTATTCAGAGACGGGATCGGATACGTCATGAATTGCAAGAGGCCGGTCGTGATCGTGATGATGAGCGGGTCGCCCAAAAGATGAAAGCGTATCAAGAGCTGCAAGCGCAAATAGACAGAATGAGACAGCCGGATAGCGAAAAAACATAA
- a CDS encoding ATP-dependent DNA helicase, translating to MASTETFDQAYAKLNTKQKEAVDAIEGPVMVIAGPGSGKTQILSMRVGNILNQTDAFPSNILCLTFTESAAANMRERLDGLIGRDAYRVAIHTFHNFGVDIIGRHPEYFYNNALLSPADELVQIEVITGILDAVEHDNPLKSQHPEQGYTYLRSIKEAIGQLKKAGLTPDEFRAVLNADADSLKTVNTWMDKLFSERLTKEKVGEIERAIADLRKKALKRNLSVSLFYPLEEVVADSLEHAMNQAAEQESTSPVSKWKQKWAPKGEEGSRVFKDTLSIDRMYALADLYEAYSSEMYRRGYIDFDDMILDTIQAVENNPVLKSELQEQYRYILVDEFQDTNDAQMRLLRAITDSPVNEGRPNLMVVGDDDQAIYKFQGAEISNILNFKETYRDPTIVTMTENYRSSQDILDVARFVIAKGEERLETRLPNISKELIASNTELTEGDIRYAAFPSRAHEYSFVAKEIARQIANGTNPSEIAVIARQHKHLKELLGYLYKENVPLRYERQQNVLQEAHVRQLIQMTRFIGSLARKQRREADELLPEILAYPFWGLERSIVWRISVTAARENKLWLEVMEEHADKQVRDIAAFFIDVAIRSLSQPLELTLDHLIGSHMPLKQENEDEGEPLLNVGSGADESDPLPMQSPLREYYFSELEFEQNKDQYLTFLSSLRVFLDAVREYKQGEVLGVEDLIAFVDLHEQNSIPVVDASPFVSAHEAVQLLTAHKAKGLEFDTVFVLSCVDEVWTPKPRGSNLAFPINMPITTAGDTLDDQLRLFYVALTRAKRQLYITLYQADESGKERMAVQFLAPVADTDTYAESVKKLLLEREGSVDAADMPATTDVLTASVMSVHAGPFIHDEEALLGSLVEEYKMSVTHLNNFVNVARGGPQQFLEQNLLRFPQAKTASAAFGTAVHKALELLYIHLRKHNELPSLEQVVHWFSESLRKERLSARDFEVNCARGEKALAIYLEQKKDTFDPAHKVEVNFKDQGVIIGDAQLAGKIDKLAPLDKTTAVVHDYKTGKAKSKWNGSNPIEKIQLHSYKQQLVVYKLLVEESRDYGQYCVEKGVLEFVEPTNGICIDLVLGITDEDAARTRSLIEAVYRHIVNLDFPDVSEYSPDVKGVEQFEQDLIEEKI from the coding sequence ATGGCATCAACTGAAACGTTTGACCAAGCGTACGCAAAACTTAATACGAAACAGAAAGAAGCGGTAGACGCGATAGAAGGGCCGGTGATGGTGATCGCCGGACCTGGGTCCGGTAAGACCCAGATACTCTCGATGCGGGTAGGAAATATTCTGAATCAGACGGATGCATTCCCGAGTAATATTCTCTGTCTTACATTCACGGAGTCAGCAGCCGCCAATATGCGCGAGCGCCTGGACGGTCTCATTGGTCGGGACGCGTATCGGGTAGCAATTCACACTTTTCATAACTTTGGAGTCGACATCATTGGTCGACATCCCGAGTATTTTTATAATAACGCTTTGTTGTCTCCGGCTGACGAGTTGGTCCAGATAGAGGTGATCACCGGCATACTTGATGCGGTTGAGCACGACAACCCGCTTAAAAGTCAGCACCCTGAACAGGGATATACCTATCTTCGCTCGATCAAAGAGGCTATTGGTCAGCTTAAGAAGGCCGGACTGACCCCGGATGAATTCAGGGCTGTCTTAAATGCCGATGCTGATTCGCTTAAGACGGTAAACACTTGGATGGACAAACTTTTTAGCGAGCGGTTAACGAAAGAGAAGGTGGGGGAGATTGAGCGGGCCATTGCGGACCTGAGAAAAAAAGCTCTAAAACGTAATTTGTCAGTCTCTCTTTTTTATCCTCTGGAGGAAGTGGTTGCGGATTCGCTAGAGCATGCGATGAATCAGGCAGCTGAACAAGAAAGCACTTCGCCGGTATCAAAGTGGAAACAAAAGTGGGCACCTAAAGGGGAAGAGGGCTCTCGAGTATTTAAAGACACACTATCAATTGATCGGATGTATGCTCTCGCTGATCTGTATGAAGCATACAGCAGTGAAATGTATCGACGAGGTTATATAGACTTTGACGATATGATCCTCGACACTATTCAGGCGGTCGAGAACAATCCGGTTCTCAAGAGTGAGCTTCAGGAACAGTATCGTTATATTTTAGTAGATGAGTTTCAGGATACCAACGATGCTCAGATGCGTCTCCTGCGGGCTATTACTGACAGCCCGGTTAATGAAGGGAGACCGAATCTTATGGTGGTTGGTGATGATGATCAGGCCATTTACAAATTTCAGGGAGCAGAGATATCGAACATCTTGAATTTTAAGGAAACGTATCGTGATCCGACCATTGTTACTATGACCGAGAACTACCGCTCGAGTCAGGATATTCTTGATGTCGCTCGATTTGTTATCGCTAAGGGGGAGGAACGGCTCGAGACTCGACTGCCGAATATTTCCAAGGAGCTGATAGCATCAAATACCGAGCTAACTGAAGGTGATATACGCTATGCGGCGTTTCCGTCTCGCGCACATGAGTACAGTTTTGTCGCCAAGGAGATAGCGCGTCAAATAGCTAACGGAACGAATCCGAGTGAAATAGCCGTGATCGCCCGACAGCATAAGCATCTTAAGGAGTTGTTGGGGTATCTGTATAAAGAGAATGTGCCCCTTCGCTATGAGCGTCAGCAGAACGTGCTTCAGGAGGCGCACGTCCGTCAGCTTATTCAGATGACGCGGTTCATCGGGTCATTGGCGCGTAAACAGCGCAGAGAGGCGGACGAGCTTCTGCCGGAGATCTTAGCGTATCCTTTTTGGGGCCTTGAGCGAAGCATTGTCTGGCGTATATCGGTTACCGCGGCACGTGAGAATAAACTGTGGCTTGAGGTAATGGAAGAACACGCAGATAAACAGGTACGCGATATTGCGGCGTTTTTTATTGATGTCGCTATACGATCGCTCTCACAACCACTTGAGCTTACGCTAGATCATTTGATCGGATCACACATGCCGCTTAAGCAAGAAAATGAAGATGAAGGGGAACCGCTGTTGAATGTAGGAAGTGGTGCCGATGAGTCTGATCCGTTACCGATGCAAAGTCCTCTCCGTGAATACTATTTCAGCGAGCTGGAGTTTGAACAAAATAAAGATCAGTACCTTACGTTTCTCTCCAGTTTGCGGGTATTTCTTGATGCTGTTCGTGAATACAAACAAGGCGAGGTATTGGGGGTCGAGGATCTTATCGCGTTTGTAGACCTTCACGAGCAAAACAGTATACCGGTTGTAGACGCGAGTCCGTTCGTATCAGCGCACGAGGCAGTACAGCTTTTGACCGCGCACAAAGCAAAAGGTCTTGAGTTCGACACGGTTTTTGTGTTGAGTTGTGTTGATGAGGTTTGGACACCAAAACCGCGTGGAAGTAATCTCGCGTTTCCGATCAATATGCCGATCACAACCGCAGGCGACACGCTCGATGACCAGTTGCGTCTTTTTTATGTGGCGCTTACTCGTGCCAAGCGTCAGTTGTATATAACGTTATATCAGGCAGATGAGAGTGGTAAGGAGCGGATGGCAGTACAGTTTCTTGCGCCCGTCGCTGACACGGATACGTATGCTGAATCGGTTAAAAAGCTTTTACTTGAGCGTGAAGGATCGGTAGACGCGGCAGACATGCCGGCGACCACTGATGTGCTCACTGCGTCAGTCATGAGTGTGCATGCCGGACCGTTTATTCATGACGAGGAGGCCTTGCTCGGTTCGCTGGTAGAGGAGTATAAGATGAGTGTGACGCATTTGAATAACTTTGTGAATGTTGCTCGAGGTGGTCCTCAGCAGTTTTTGGAGCAAAACCTGCTTCGTTTCCCGCAAGCGAAAACAGCGTCAGCCGCGTTCGGTACCGCTGTGCATAAGGCACTGGAATTATTGTATATACATTTGCGCAAGCACAATGAACTTCCGTCGCTAGAGCAGGTTGTACATTGGTTTAGCGAGTCACTGAGAAAAGAGCGACTGTCGGCTCGTGACTTTGAGGTGAATTGCGCGCGAGGAGAGAAAGCATTAGCGATATATCTTGAACAAAAGAAGGATACATTCGACCCGGCACACAAAGTTGAGGTGAACTTTAAAGACCAGGGTGTTATCATTGGCGACGCACAGCTGGCCGGAAAGATAGACAAGTTGGCGCCTTTGGATAAAACAACTGCAGTTGTACACGATTACAAGACCGGAAAAGCAAAGTCCAAGTGGAACGGATCGAACCCGATCGAGAAGATCCAACTGCATAGCTATAAGCAGCAGCTTGTCGTGTATAAGCTGTTGGTGGAGGAGTCGCGTGATTATGGTCAATATTGTGTTGAAAAGGGTGTACTGGAGTTTGTAGAGCCTACGAATGGCATATGTATAGACCTTGTTCTCGGTATAACAGACGAAGATGCAGCCCGTACGCGTTCCCTCATCGAAGCGGTGTATCGGCACATTGTGAACCTCGATTTTCCTGACGTGAGTGAGTACAGTCCTGATGTAAAGGGGGTGGAGCAGTTTGAACAAGATCTTATAGAGGAGAAAATTTAA
- a CDS encoding sigma-70 family RNA polymerase sigma factor, producing MPQAKKTQSNTRQSKRVSSSGTKKTQKKTASQKSRGKKGAKKGGDQVVTRAAAKKATSKASAKKKTVTKKTAKKTTKKTSKKTAAKKSSKKATKKAPVKRRSKKTIAQELEKLENELIAKGKRRGFITYDEILKSFPDVEEDIELLEDMYAKLSTAGVDVLESGSLLETAEEISAKQGPVSNESSSYDSIQMYLREIGKYPLITAAQEKELARRIESGDEEARTLLARANLRLVVSIAKKYVGRSPDLTLLDLIQEGNLGLFKAVDKFDWTKGYKFSTYATWWIRQAITRALADQSRTIRVPVHMVETIAKYKQVVRRISQDLGREPLPEEIATEMNLDIEKIYQIEKIDQNTASLDSPTKEDDEDGKSTLGDFLSDDSVLSPDQESSRRIIRDQVKEILADLPEKERRILEMRHGLKDGITHTLEEVGREFSVTRERIRQIEAKAHEKIRQHDNVERLRNY from the coding sequence ATGCCACAGGCAAAGAAAACACAATCGAATACGCGTCAGAGCAAGCGAGTATCCAGCTCGGGAACAAAAAAGACGCAGAAAAAGACCGCTTCTCAAAAAAGTCGTGGTAAAAAAGGTGCCAAGAAAGGGGGTGATCAGGTTGTAACAAGAGCAGCAGCCAAGAAAGCGACCTCAAAAGCATCCGCAAAGAAAAAGACCGTCACAAAAAAGACAGCGAAGAAAACCACAAAGAAAACTTCGAAAAAGACCGCAGCGAAGAAGTCTTCGAAAAAAGCAACTAAGAAGGCGCCGGTTAAGCGTCGTTCTAAGAAAACCATAGCTCAGGAACTTGAAAAATTGGAGAATGAACTTATTGCTAAAGGAAAGCGCCGAGGATTCATTACCTATGACGAGATCCTTAAATCGTTTCCTGATGTAGAGGAGGACATTGAGCTTCTTGAAGATATGTACGCAAAGCTATCAACAGCAGGCGTGGATGTTCTTGAGTCAGGAAGTCTTCTCGAGACCGCGGAGGAGATATCAGCTAAGCAGGGGCCGGTAAGCAATGAATCCTCTTCGTACGATTCTATTCAAATGTATCTGCGTGAGATCGGAAAATACCCGCTTATTACCGCTGCTCAGGAAAAAGAGCTTGCGCGACGTATTGAGTCCGGCGACGAGGAGGCGCGAACACTCCTTGCCCGCGCTAACCTTCGACTTGTGGTTTCTATTGCAAAGAAGTATGTCGGCCGCAGCCCGGATCTTACATTGCTTGACCTAATCCAAGAAGGGAACCTCGGACTCTTTAAGGCAGTTGATAAATTTGACTGGACAAAGGGGTATAAATTCTCAACGTACGCGACGTGGTGGATTCGCCAGGCGATCACTCGTGCACTCGCTGACCAGTCTCGAACCATTCGCGTGCCGGTTCACATGGTTGAGACCATTGCAAAGTACAAGCAGGTCGTCCGACGAATATCTCAGGATCTTGGTCGAGAGCCACTTCCGGAGGAGATAGCTACTGAAATGAATCTGGATATCGAAAAGATTTATCAGATCGAGAAGATCGATCAGAACACTGCTTCTCTTGATAGTCCGACCAAAGAAGATGACGAGGATGGTAAATCAACCCTCGGCGACTTCCTGTCAGATGATTCGGTGCTTTCGCCTGACCAGGAGTCGTCTCGTCGAATCATTCGCGACCAGGTGAAGGAGATACTGGCCGATCTGCCGGAAAAGGAGCGCCGGATCCTTGAGATGCGTCACGGTTTGAAGGATGGTATTACGCACACACTTGAGGAAGTGGGTCGAGAATTTAGTGTGACGAGAGAGCGTATTCGTCAGATTGAAGCGAAAGCTCACGAAAAGATCCGTCAGCACGATAACGTAGAGCGATTGAGGAATTACTAA